In Odontesthes bonariensis isolate fOdoBon6 chromosome 20, fOdoBon6.hap1, whole genome shotgun sequence, a genomic segment contains:
- the LOC142369902 gene encoding F-box/LRR-repeat protein 7: MGANNGKQYGSEGKGSSSISSDISSSTDHTPTKAPKNVATTEGLETSTRTLSTPSPGLILPSKSSSLSSPALSSNGHETNSSTSSSAPTETVAVIHPQPGGHTRSRQSKAHSHAPIDLLPDHALLQIFSHLPTNQLCRCARVCRRWYNLAWDPRLWSTVRLTGELLHADRAIRVLTHRLCQDTPNVCLTLETVVVNGCKRLTDRGLHVVAQCCPELRRLEVAGCYNISNEAVFEVVSRCPSLEHLNLSGCSKVTCISLTQEASLQLSPMHGQQISIHFLDMTDCFSLEDEGLRTIASHCPRLTHLYLRRCTRLTDEALRHLALHCPSIRELSLSDCRLVGDFGLREVARLEGCLRYLSVAHCTRITDVGMRYVARYCPRLRYLNARGCEGLTDHGLGHLARSCPKLKSLDVGKCPLVSDSGLEQLAMYCQGLRRVSLRACESVTGRGLKALAANCCELQLLNVQDCEVSPEALRFVRRHCRRCVIEHTNPAFY; this comes from the exons GTTTAGAGACCAGCACGAGAACGCTGAGCACCCCCAGCCCGGGTTTGATCCTCCCGTCCAAgtcctcctctctctcctcaCCTGCTCTGTCCAGCAACGGCCATGAAACCAACTCCTCGACCTCCTCCTCCGCTCCCACCGAGACCGTGGCCGTGATCCACCCTCAGCCCGGCGGCCACACTCGCTCCAGACAGTCCAAGGCTCACAGCCACGCCCCCATCGACCTCCTACCCGACCACGCCCTCCTGCAGATCTTCTCCCACCTTCCCACCAACCAGCTGTGCCGCTGCGCACGCGTTTGCCGCCGATGGTACAACCTGGCGTGGGACCCGAGGCTGTGGAGCACCGTCCGGCTTACGGGGGAGCTGCTCCACGCAGACCGTGCCATCAGGGTCCTCACCCACCGGCTGTGCCAGGACACCCCGAACGTGTGCCTAACGCTGGAGACGGTGGTGGTCAACGGGTGCAAGAGGCTCACCGACCGGGGGCTGCATGTGGTGGCGCAGTGCTGCCCTGAGCTGCGGCGCCTGGAGGTGGCCGGCTGTTACAACATCTCAAATGAGGCTGTGTTTGAGGTGGTGTCCCGCTGCCCCAGCCTCGAGCACCTGAACCTCTCAG GCTGCTCCAAGGTGACGTGCATCAGCCTCACCCAGGAGGCCTCGCTGCAGCTGTCCCCCATGCACGGCCAGCAGATCTCCATCCACTTCCTCGACATGACCGATTGCTTTTCACTCGAGGACGAAGGTTTGCGCACCATCGCCTCGCACTGCCCCCGCCTCACCCACCTGTATCTGCGCCGCTGCACCAGACTCACAGATGAAGCCTTGCGCCACTTGGCTCTCCACTGCCCCTCGATACGGGAGCTGAGTCTCAGTGACTGCCGCCTGGTGGGAGACTTCGGCCTGCGCGAGGTCGCCCGTCTGGAGGGCTGCCTGCGCTACCTGAGCGTGGCCCACTGCACCCGCATCACAGACGTGGGCATGCGCTACGTGGCCCGCTACTGCCCGAGACTGCGCTACTTAAACGCGAGAGGTTGCGAGGGGCTCACAGATCACGGCCTGGGCCACTTGGCAAGGAGCTGCCCCAAACTCAAGTCTCTGGATGTGGGTAAGTGCCCGCTGGTGTCGGATAGCGGGCTGGAGCAGCTGGCCATGTACTGCCAAGGCCTGAGGCGGGTCAGCCTCAGAGCCTGCGAGAGCGTGACGGGCCGGGGACTCAAAGCTCTGGCAGCCAACTGCTGCGAGCTGCAGCTTCTTAACGTGCAGGACTGCGAGGTGTCGCCTGAGGCTCTGCGGTTCGTCAGACGCCACTGTAGGCGCTGCGTCATCGAGCACACGAACCCGGCCTTCTACTGA